The following are encoded in a window of Staphylococcus piscifermentans genomic DNA:
- a CDS encoding ABC transporter ATP-binding protein produces MAYIEVKHYSKIFGSGDQEVRANDDISFTLEKGQLMVIVGASGAGKSTLLNTLGGMDTASEGHVIINGTDIAKFSEKQLTTYRRNQIGFVFQFYNLIPNLTTLENIELASELSPKALDSEETLKRVGLEKRKNNFPSQLSGGEQQRASIARAVAKNPDLLLCDEPTGALDYNTGKTILQVLQDLSHKDGKTVIIVTHNAALKDMADHVIEIFDGKIKEDYMNEHPQPISEIEY; encoded by the coding sequence TTGGCATATATTGAAGTAAAGCATTACTCAAAAATATTCGGCAGTGGTGACCAGGAAGTCAGAGCGAATGATGATATTTCATTTACTTTAGAAAAAGGGCAGTTAATGGTAATTGTTGGTGCATCTGGGGCAGGTAAATCAACGTTATTGAACACTTTAGGCGGTATGGACACAGCGAGTGAAGGGCACGTGATTATTAACGGTACCGATATTGCGAAGTTTTCAGAGAAACAACTTACAACGTATCGACGTAATCAAATCGGATTTGTATTCCAGTTCTACAATTTGATTCCAAACCTTACAACATTAGAAAATATTGAATTAGCTTCTGAACTTTCTCCTAAAGCATTAGATTCAGAGGAAACATTGAAACGCGTAGGCTTGGAGAAACGTAAAAATAATTTCCCATCACAACTTTCTGGTGGAGAACAACAACGTGCGTCTATTGCACGTGCAGTTGCGAAGAATCCAGATTTGTTATTATGTGATGAACCTACGGGCGCACTCGACTATAATACAGGGAAAACAATTTTGCAGGTATTACAAGATTTAAGTCACAAAGATGGTAAAACAGTAATTATTGTAACGCATAATGCAGCGCTTAAAGACATGGCCGATCATGTCATTGAAATATTTGACGGTAAAATTAAAGAAGACTATATGAATGAGCACCCACAACCTATTTCAGAGATTGAGTACTAG
- a CDS encoding FtsX-like permease family protein, whose protein sequence is MKMLRKTILHEFKSSLPRFISIAILLALGAFVLIGLKVTGSDMRQTGNDYFKEHKMADAQVTSPVGFNKDDKDYINHMKHVKKTEYSVYKDAVVSNSKKTMRLNEKTSKLSIFKAEEGRLPKKDNEIALSSQDKGKYKIGQYINLENSKGKKEIDGLKNHKYKIVGFVTSSDFMQKHDLGMTNVGKGQIDTFAVLDKSGFSDTTPNVAKIAYDNLKGASYSDKFEKQLQKDVDQNIPGLTKWADKRDSEIKDDKKAQIKDGREKLEKQKSSVDSKEQSLNQSKEQLDGNKAQLDQAKQQVADAKKQVDQLPAGAQKDQMAQQQQAQQKQVDEQAKEFKSKQDEWQKNADDLKDAKEKIASKESELDSQEQKIQSMGDLEYQLQSRSDYNQGYNQFGESAKRIDVLSNTFPIIFFAVAILVTFTTMSRMAEEKRTTMGVLRALGYTKFDAMRLFLIYGTSAALLGTALGSFFGTGLLPRRIYQAYAANLAVPPIQTPPSWLWIIISLIFALLCTVVPAVYIAWQSLKENPKYLLVAKPPKAGSKVLLERIPFIWNKLSFNYKVTVRNLFRYKMRMFMTIFGILGCTALLITGFGMKDSLNGIIDNQYKKIIHYDIIGVYNPDASQKEKNDYEKAVNDIKGVKQKDNVYFESVTAKPKGVINNQQITMMVPEHKNTFNDFVTLRNPDNGHKMKLKDDGVAITQKLAKLGHYKVGDHMDIRDKAGRKHKVRIAQITQMYAGHNVIMDSSYYQKAFHKKVKYNGKIINLKDRSNKNIDKVSRDLNSQDAAMTAVQSNQAKTAINTILDGLDNIVFIIVLASSALSFVVLFTLTNINVSERTRELATLRVLGFYKRETVMYIYRETIILTIIGILVGFIGGYYLHQFIMSTLPPNNAMADMTLYWTNFAISTGLTLLFSFIVMLIMARKISKIDMLGALNSVD, encoded by the coding sequence ATGAAAATGTTAAGAAAAACTATATTACATGAATTCAAGTCTTCTTTACCGCGTTTTATTTCTATTGCAATCTTGCTTGCTCTAGGTGCTTTCGTACTGATTGGATTGAAAGTAACAGGCAGTGACATGCGTCAAACAGGCAATGATTATTTTAAAGAACATAAGATGGCAGACGCTCAAGTCACAAGTCCAGTCGGCTTTAATAAAGATGATAAAGATTATATCAATCATATGAAGCATGTGAAGAAAACCGAATATAGTGTTTATAAAGACGCTGTAGTTTCCAATTCGAAAAAAACAATGCGTTTGAATGAGAAAACATCTAAGTTATCTATTTTTAAAGCAGAAGAAGGACGCTTACCGAAGAAAGATAACGAAATTGCATTGAGTTCACAAGACAAAGGCAAATATAAAATTGGTCAATATATCAACCTAGAGAACAGTAAAGGTAAGAAAGAAATTGACGGATTAAAAAATCATAAATACAAAATCGTTGGTTTTGTGACATCTAGTGATTTCATGCAAAAACATGATTTAGGCATGACAAATGTAGGTAAAGGTCAAATTGATACCTTTGCAGTCTTGGATAAAAGTGGTTTCAGTGATACCACACCGAATGTAGCTAAAATTGCTTACGATAATTTGAAAGGTGCCAGCTACTCTGACAAATTTGAAAAGCAATTACAAAAAGATGTAGATCAAAATATTCCTGGGTTAACAAAATGGGCAGACAAACGTGATTCAGAAATTAAAGATGATAAAAAAGCTCAAATTAAAGATGGCAGAGAAAAATTAGAAAAACAAAAATCATCTGTGGACAGCAAAGAGCAATCTTTAAATCAATCTAAAGAACAATTAGATGGCAATAAAGCACAATTGGACCAAGCAAAACAACAAGTTGCCGATGCTAAAAAGCAAGTCGATCAATTGCCTGCTGGTGCACAAAAAGATCAAATGGCTCAACAGCAGCAAGCGCAACAAAAACAAGTGGATGAACAAGCAAAAGAATTTAAGTCTAAGCAAGACGAATGGCAAAAAAATGCTGATGACTTGAAAGACGCTAAAGAAAAAATCGCTTCAAAAGAAAGTGAACTTGATTCACAAGAACAAAAAATTCAATCAATGGGTGATTTAGAATATCAATTACAATCACGCAGCGATTATAACCAAGGATATAACCAATTTGGCGAATCAGCGAAACGTATCGATGTACTTTCTAATACATTCCCAATTATTTTCTTCGCCGTAGCCATTTTAGTAACATTTACGACAATGTCACGTATGGCTGAAGAAAAACGTACAACAATGGGTGTGTTACGTGCATTAGGTTATACGAAGTTTGATGCAATGAGATTATTCCTTATCTATGGTACAAGTGCAGCATTATTAGGTACCGCACTTGGAAGCTTCTTCGGTACAGGATTGTTACCTAGAAGAATTTATCAAGCTTATGCTGCAAACTTAGCTGTACCGCCAATTCAAACACCGCCTTCATGGTTATGGATTATTATTAGTTTAATCTTTGCTTTATTATGTACGGTTGTACCGGCAGTTTATATTGCTTGGCAATCACTCAAAGAAAATCCTAAATATTTACTAGTTGCTAAACCGCCTAAAGCAGGCTCTAAAGTATTATTAGAACGTATTCCATTTATCTGGAATAAACTATCATTTAATTACAAAGTTACAGTGAGAAACTTATTCAGATATAAAATGCGTATGTTTATGACTATCTTCGGTATCTTAGGTTGTACGGCATTATTGATTACAGGTTTTGGTATGAAAGATTCCTTGAATGGTATTATCGATAACCAATATAAGAAAATCATTCATTATGACATTATCGGCGTTTATAACCCTGATGCGAGTCAAAAAGAAAAGAATGATTATGAAAAAGCAGTCAATGATATCAAAGGTGTAAAACAAAAAGACAATGTTTACTTTGAATCTGTAACTGCAAAACCTAAAGGTGTTATCAATAATCAGCAAATTACGATGATGGTCCCAGAACACAAGAATACTTTCAATGACTTTGTGACGTTACGCAATCCTGATAACGGTCATAAAATGAAATTGAAAGATGATGGTGTAGCGATTACACAAAAACTTGCAAAATTAGGCCACTACAAAGTAGGCGACCATATGGACATTAGAGACAAGGCAGGACGCAAGCATAAAGTAAGAATCGCTCAAATTACACAAATGTATGCAGGACATAACGTGATTATGGATAGTAGTTATTACCAAAAAGCATTCCATAAGAAAGTAAAATACAATGGTAAAATTATTAACCTGAAAGATCGTTCTAATAAAAATATTGATAAAGTCTCTCGCGACTTGAATAGTCAAGATGCTGCGATGACTGCAGTCCAATCGAACCAAGCTAAGACAGCTATCAACACTATCTTAGACGGACTTGATAATATCGTATTTATTATTGTGTTAGCTTCTTCAGCGTTATCATTCGTTGTGTTGTTCACACTGACAAACATCAACGTTTCAGAACGTACACGCGAATTAGCGACACTACGAGTCTTAGGATTCTATAAACGAGAAACAGTAATGTATATCTATCGTGA